One stretch of Enterobacter sp. RHBSTW-00994 DNA includes these proteins:
- a CDS encoding sensor histidine kinase: MKVSFQIKLFVSLMAFFSVLFALLGGYYYAEVGKQLYQEMSGRAKIQAEEIAIIPTLRNEVEQKDIKAIHNFMQKIAERSDASFIVIGDNRGQHLFHSVFSDRVGTTLVGGDNAEVLQGKSITTIRKGGLGISLRSKAPIINDAGKVVGIVSVGYLTSYLDTITVNKVVNILIAAVLLLIALFIFSWFFTRSIKKQIFSLEPREIGLLVRQQKAMMESIYEGVIAIDDNLRIEVINQAARKLLGLSQPARELRGQLISQVIAPVPFFTLHTMLEKDTHDEICHFNELTVIASRVRIMLEDSLQGWVITFRDRNEIDSLSAQLSQVKRYVDNLRIMRHEQLNRMTTLSGLLHMGRYDEAIGYIQAQSEHAQELLDFISSRFSSPTLCGLLLGKSARAREKGVELRFDPACRMDKPFIPLPEAELISIIGNLLDNAIEATQRAPLPHEPVEVLIKLNELELIIEVADQGVGIKPEIRERIFERGITTKTRGDHGIGLYLIESYVTQTGGSIEVADNTPRGVIFSLFIPATGTARHPAQELEDTDYAT; encoded by the coding sequence ATGAAAGTATCTTTTCAAATCAAACTGTTTGTTTCGCTGATGGCTTTTTTCTCAGTGCTGTTTGCGTTATTGGGCGGATATTATTACGCCGAAGTCGGAAAGCAGCTATATCAGGAAATGAGCGGGCGAGCGAAAATACAAGCTGAGGAAATTGCAATTATTCCGACTTTACGCAATGAAGTTGAACAAAAAGATATCAAAGCCATCCATAACTTCATGCAGAAAATAGCAGAACGCAGCGATGCCAGTTTTATTGTGATTGGTGATAATAGAGGACAGCACCTGTTCCACTCCGTGTTTTCTGATCGGGTGGGGACAACGCTGGTCGGTGGCGACAATGCAGAGGTGTTGCAAGGCAAAAGCATTACAACGATCCGCAAGGGAGGGCTCGGTATTTCACTGCGCAGTAAAGCGCCCATTATCAACGATGCCGGTAAAGTGGTGGGCATTGTATCCGTGGGGTATCTCACGAGTTATCTCGATACCATCACCGTGAATAAAGTGGTCAATATCCTGATTGCCGCCGTGCTGTTGCTGATCGCACTCTTTATTTTCTCCTGGTTTTTCACCCGCAGTATTAAGAAGCAGATCTTCTCCCTTGAACCGCGAGAAATCGGCCTGCTGGTCCGCCAGCAAAAAGCGATGATGGAGTCCATTTATGAAGGGGTCATTGCGATCGACGATAACCTGCGGATTGAGGTGATCAACCAGGCAGCCAGAAAACTGTTGGGGCTTAGCCAGCCCGCACGCGAGTTACGCGGGCAGTTGATAAGCCAGGTTATCGCTCCTGTGCCCTTCTTTACGCTCCACACCATGCTGGAAAAAGACACCCACGATGAGATCTGTCATTTCAATGAACTGACGGTCATTGCCAGCCGTGTGCGGATCATGCTTGAAGATTCACTTCAGGGCTGGGTGATCACCTTCCGCGATCGCAACGAAATAGACTCCCTCAGTGCTCAACTGAGCCAGGTGAAGCGTTATGTCGACAACCTGCGCATTATGCGTCACGAGCAGCTTAATCGTATGACCACGCTTTCAGGTTTGCTGCATATGGGCCGTTATGATGAGGCAATTGGCTACATTCAGGCACAATCAGAACATGCACAAGAGCTGCTGGACTTTATCTCCTCGCGCTTCAGTTCACCCACGCTGTGTGGGCTACTGCTGGGTAAATCCGCACGCGCCAGGGAAAAAGGGGTCGAGTTGCGCTTTGACCCCGCCTGCCGGATGGACAAACCTTTTATTCCGCTGCCTGAAGCTGAGTTGATTTCGATTATCGGTAATTTGCTGGATAACGCGATTGAAGCGACCCAGCGCGCACCACTCCCGCATGAGCCTGTAGAGGTACTGATAAAGCTGAACGAACTCGAACTGATCATCGAAGTCGCTGACCAGGGCGTTGGCATTAAGCCGGAGATCCGTGAGCGAATATTTGAACGCGGCATCACGACGAAAACACGCGGCGATCATGGTATTGGTCTGTATTTGATCGAAAGCTATGTCACCCAGACTGGCGGCTCGATAGAAGTTGCCGATAACACGCCCCGTGGCGTTATTTTCTCTCTGTTTATCCCCGCCACAGGAACCGCCCGGCATCCCGCACAGGAACTGGAAGATACCGACTATGCAACATGA
- a CDS encoding response regulator — MQHELIDVLIVEDENELAQLHAELISKHPRLRLVGIASSLADAHIQLESKHPQLMLLDNYLPDGKGITLISNPLLARANCSVIFITAASDMDTCSQAIRNGAFDYILKPVSWKRLSQSLERFVQFAEQQRVWKIVDQQNVDSLYQLQAKNYRLDNGSKGIEENTLSLVQALFNEKSAHCFSVDEVVSETGLSKTTTRRYLEHCVEAGFLSVEMLYGKIGHPRRMYKRNAV, encoded by the coding sequence ATGCAACATGAACTTATCGACGTATTGATTGTTGAAGACGAGAACGAGCTGGCGCAACTTCACGCTGAACTTATCAGTAAACACCCGCGCCTGAGGCTGGTAGGTATAGCATCATCGCTGGCTGATGCTCATATTCAGCTAGAAAGCAAACACCCGCAGCTCATGCTGTTAGACAACTACCTGCCCGATGGCAAGGGGATTACGCTTATCAGTAATCCCCTGCTGGCGCGCGCAAACTGCTCGGTCATTTTTATTACCGCAGCCAGTGATATGGACACCTGTAGCCAGGCAATTCGCAACGGCGCATTTGACTACATCCTGAAACCCGTCTCCTGGAAACGACTCAGCCAGTCGCTTGAGCGCTTTGTGCAATTTGCAGAGCAGCAACGCGTATGGAAAATTGTTGATCAGCAAAACGTGGACTCGTTGTATCAGCTACAGGCGAAAAACTACCGCCTGGATAATGGCAGTAAGGGGATCGAAGAGAACACGTTGTCACTGGTACAGGCACTGTTCAATGAAAAGTCGGCCCATTGCTTTTCAGTCGACGAAGTGGTCAGCGAGACGGGATTGAGCAAAACCACGACACGCCGCTACCTGGAACATTGCGTGGAGGCGGGTTTTTTGAGCGTAGAGATGTTGTACGGGAAGATTGGGCATCCGCGAAGAATGTATAAGCGCAATGCAGTTTGA
- a CDS encoding ornithine decarboxylase, with amino-acid sequence MKSMKIAVSRELVSTLSTHREKVTLDNTDFTDVAAVVITVAESCSGILALLKRTGFQLPVFMFSQEQVEIPDGVTAIITGKAQEFLELESAACHYEENLLPPFFDTLSQYVAMDNSTFACPGHQHGAFFKKHPAGRQFYDFFGENVFRADMCNADVKLGDLLIHEGSAKHAQKFAAKVFNADKTYFVLNGTSAANKVVTNALLTRGDLVLFDRNNHKSNHHGALIQAGATPVYLEAARNPFGFIGGIDEHCFDDAYLRRLIREVAPEKANDARPFRLAVIQLGTYDGTIYNARQVIDKIGHLCDYILFDSAWVGYEQFIPMMADSSPLLLELNENDPGIFVTQSVHKQQAGFSQTSQIHKKDNHIRGQARFCPHKRLNNAFMLHASTSPFYPLFAALDVNAKIHEGESGRRLWAECVELGIEARKAIIANCHMIKPFIPPVVAGRPWQDHATRTIASERRFFSFEPGAKWHGFEGYASEQYFVDPCKLLLTTPGIDAETGEYTGFGIPATILAHYLRENGIVPEKCDLNSILFLLTPAESAEKLAQLVAMLGQFEQHIEDDTPLADVLPTIYQKYPVRYRDYTLRELCQEMHDLYVSFNVKDLQKAMFRKESLPAVVMNPQDANQEYIRGNVELVRIRDAEGRIAAEGALPYPPGVLCVVPGEVWGGAVQRYFLALEEGVNLLPGFSPELQGVYSEKDADGIKRLYGYVLK; translated from the coding sequence ATGAAATCAATGAAAATTGCCGTCAGCCGCGAGCTGGTATCCACGCTGTCCACGCACCGCGAAAAGGTGACTCTGGACAATACAGACTTTACCGATGTGGCGGCAGTCGTCATTACGGTCGCTGAGAGTTGTAGCGGCATCCTTGCGTTACTGAAACGCACGGGCTTTCAGTTGCCTGTTTTTATGTTCTCACAAGAGCAGGTTGAGATCCCTGATGGGGTCACAGCAATCATTACGGGCAAAGCCCAGGAGTTCCTGGAACTGGAATCCGCAGCTTGTCACTACGAAGAGAATCTGCTGCCGCCTTTTTTTGACACCCTGAGCCAGTATGTGGCAATGGATAACAGTACTTTTGCCTGTCCTGGTCATCAGCACGGTGCATTTTTTAAAAAGCACCCGGCAGGACGCCAGTTCTATGATTTCTTTGGTGAGAATGTCTTTCGTGCCGATATGTGCAATGCCGATGTGAAACTTGGCGATCTGCTGATCCACGAAGGCTCTGCCAAGCATGCGCAGAAGTTTGCGGCAAAAGTGTTTAACGCCGATAAAACTTACTTTGTCCTTAACGGTACATCCGCCGCAAACAAGGTTGTCACTAACGCCTTGTTAACCCGTGGCGACCTGGTGCTTTTTGATCGTAATAACCATAAATCGAACCATCACGGGGCGTTGATTCAGGCCGGGGCTACACCGGTCTATCTCGAAGCAGCAAGAAACCCGTTTGGCTTTATTGGCGGTATTGATGAGCATTGCTTTGATGATGCCTATCTCCGCAGGCTGATCCGCGAAGTCGCTCCTGAAAAAGCCAATGATGCACGCCCGTTCCGTCTGGCGGTGATCCAGCTTGGAACCTACGATGGTACGATCTACAACGCCCGCCAGGTCATCGATAAGATTGGTCATCTCTGCGACTACATTCTGTTTGACTCCGCCTGGGTGGGATATGAGCAGTTTATTCCGATGATGGCAGACAGTTCGCCGCTGTTGCTGGAACTGAACGAGAACGATCCGGGCATTTTTGTGACGCAATCGGTGCATAAGCAGCAGGCCGGGTTCTCGCAAACCTCGCAAATTCACAAGAAAGATAACCATATCCGTGGTCAGGCGCGCTTTTGTCCACATAAACGGCTCAACAACGCGTTCATGCTGCATGCCTCAACGAGCCCGTTCTACCCACTGTTTGCCGCGCTGGATGTGAATGCCAAAATCCATGAAGGCGAAAGTGGGCGCAGGCTCTGGGCAGAATGTGTGGAGCTGGGGATTGAAGCGCGCAAGGCGATCATTGCGAACTGCCACATGATCAAGCCTTTTATCCCGCCAGTGGTTGCCGGACGTCCGTGGCAGGATCACGCGACCCGTACCATCGCCAGCGAGCGCCGTTTCTTCAGTTTTGAACCGGGTGCGAAATGGCACGGGTTTGAGGGGTATGCGAGCGAGCAGTACTTTGTGGATCCCTGCAAGCTGTTGCTCACCACGCCAGGTATTGATGCTGAAACGGGCGAATATACCGGGTTCGGCATTCCGGCGACCATTCTCGCGCACTACCTGCGTGAAAACGGCATCGTGCCGGAGAAGTGCGACCTCAATTCGATCCTCTTCCTGCTGACGCCTGCTGAAAGTGCCGAGAAGCTGGCGCAGCTCGTGGCTATGCTCGGTCAGTTCGAACAGCATATTGAGGATGACACGCCGCTTGCTGACGTGCTACCAACCATTTACCAGAAATACCCGGTGCGTTACCGCGATTACACGTTGCGTGAACTGTGCCAGGAGATGCACGACCTGTACGTCAGCTTTAACGTGAAGGATCTGCAAAAAGCGATGTTCCGTAAGGAGAGTCTGCCGGCAGTGGTGATGAATCCTCAGGATGCCAATCAGGAATACATTCGCGGAAATGTCGAGCTGGTGCGCATCCGGGATGCCGAAGGCCGTATTGCTGCGGAAGGTGCGCTGCCATACCCGCCGGGTGTGTTGTGTGTTGTACCGGGTGAAGTGTGGGGTGGTGCAGTACAGCGTTACTTCCTGGCGCTGGAGGAAGGTGTGAACCTGCTGCCCGGTTTCTCGCCGGAGCTTCAGGGCGTTTACAGCGAGAAAGACGCAGATGGAATCAAGCGGCTGTATGGGTACGTGTTGAAATAA
- a CDS encoding DUF554 domain-containing protein: MVIGPFINAGAVLLGGVLGAVLSQRLPERIRLSMPSIFGLASLGIGILLVIKCANLPVMVLATLLGALIGELCYLEKGINGAVSKAKNMISRPGKTKNGSHESFIQNYVAIIILFCASGTGIFGSMQEGMTGDPSILIAKAFLDFFTATIFATTLGIAVAAICVPMLLIQLALATCATLILPLTTPAMMADFTAVGGLLLLATGLRICGIKMFAVVNMLPALLIAMPLSALWTHFFA; this comes from the coding sequence GTGGTTATCGGGCCCTTTATTAATGCAGGTGCTGTACTATTGGGCGGCGTGCTCGGCGCAGTGTTAAGCCAGCGATTACCGGAACGTATTCGCTTATCCATGCCCTCTATTTTTGGTCTGGCTTCGTTAGGCATTGGTATTTTGTTGGTGATCAAGTGCGCTAACCTGCCAGTCATGGTGCTCGCCACGCTGCTTGGTGCACTGATTGGTGAGTTGTGTTATCTGGAAAAGGGCATCAACGGCGCGGTAAGCAAAGCCAAAAATATGATCTCCCGCCCTGGTAAGACGAAAAACGGTAGCCACGAATCATTTATTCAAAACTATGTCGCGATAATTATTCTTTTCTGTGCCAGTGGAACAGGGATTTTTGGCTCAATGCAGGAAGGCATGACGGGTGATCCAAGCATACTGATTGCTAAGGCATTTCTTGATTTCTTTACGGCAACTATTTTCGCCACAACACTTGGCATCGCCGTTGCCGCTATTTGCGTGCCGATGCTGTTGATCCAACTCGCGCTGGCCACCTGTGCGACACTCATCCTTCCGCTGACAACGCCCGCTATGATGGCAGACTTTACCGCCGTAGGCGGCCTGCTCCTGCTGGCAACAGGACTACGTATCTGCGGAATTAAGATGTTTGCGGTGGTCAACATGCTGCCTGCATTATTGATTGCAATGCCGCTTTCCGCGCTCTGGACGCACTTTTTCGCCTAA
- a CDS encoding site-specific integrase: protein MNNAFEQVLDDYFFSKSLRPATEWSYRKVVRSFISFSGEGISPEQVDKTLVLTWRRKIIHEEGLSRTTWNNKVTHMRAIFNHAIVNGLVTMRENPFNGVITRPDVKRKKTLTDVQMNKIYLHMQAREEDERVGMMELRKSALRPAWFWLTVLDALRRTGMRQNQLLHIRLEDVNFEHRWINLRPEGSKNHKEHRVPITENLRPRLERLYNLSLERGAKMQDQLFNLSRFDGRKNEISSNMDYPPLRAFFRRLSRECGFTVSPHRFRHTIATNLMRLPDRNLKMAQDLLGHSTPAVTLEYVESDLDKVRDMLEELDAA, encoded by the coding sequence ATGAACAATGCATTTGAACAAGTGCTGGATGATTATTTTTTCAGTAAATCTTTGCGCCCGGCTACGGAGTGGAGCTACAGGAAGGTAGTCAGATCATTCATTTCCTTTAGCGGTGAAGGTATTTCACCTGAGCAGGTTGATAAAACGCTGGTTTTAACGTGGCGCCGAAAAATTATCCATGAGGAAGGACTGAGCAGAACGACATGGAATAATAAAGTGACTCATATGCGCGCTATATTTAATCACGCCATCGTTAATGGGCTTGTAACGATGAGGGAAAATCCTTTCAACGGGGTAATTACCCGGCCCGATGTCAAACGCAAAAAAACACTGACTGATGTACAGATGAATAAAATTTATCTGCACATGCAGGCGAGGGAAGAGGATGAACGGGTTGGTATGATGGAGTTAAGAAAAAGCGCCTTACGGCCAGCATGGTTCTGGTTAACGGTACTGGATGCATTGCGGAGAACAGGAATGCGCCAGAACCAGCTGCTGCACATTCGCCTGGAGGATGTAAATTTTGAGCACCGATGGATTAATCTCCGGCCTGAGGGTTCCAAGAACCATAAGGAACACCGGGTTCCGATTACTGAAAACCTACGACCCAGACTTGAAAGGCTCTATAACCTTTCCCTTGAGCGTGGCGCGAAGATGCAGGACCAGTTGTTTAATCTTTCTCGCTTTGATGGCCGGAAGAATGAAATCAGTAGCAACATGGATTATCCGCCGTTGCGTGCGTTTTTCAGACGACTTTCACGAGAATGCGGTTTTACAGTCAGTCCGCACAGGTTCCGACACACCATCGCGACTAACCTGATGCGTTTGCCGGATCGTAACCTGAAGATGGCACAGGACCTGCTGGGTCATTCAACACCGGCGGTCACGCTGGAATATGTTGAAAGTGACCTGGATAAGGTCCGGGACATGCTGGAGGAGCTGGATGCGGCATAA
- a CDS encoding TraI domain-containing protein, producing the protein MQPAQAGGFRNVLSGQLLLGTAERQKFVRMLRENCPLSQSAFDEFWLKPLEQMAARVQEVPAAWAGPFATPGGFTDLSLSVAASAVRLVRGMMLPPGATPEEQAEQGPAWICAVFWAGLFHHLDWLSQIEGSLANGKAWCPGMEIPGANWRVRPRQGRTASMNGMYIASKLIPDAAAIWLQRWPAISGALFLYLSGQKAQSGILNSIISDALASVANKSGTVSGTASPSESDKVITTGEEGEEESRTNNIPNLIDDDMHQTSSHKNITPVPEPINNVSIGYDTNQTGDYAARDVTGQVTLLSAFDNHDTQSSDERTGDETVPDESVSTAALLSVLDQMSGSGAPVVEAKVETTSSEEPPLVGMESGTPGEKFLDWLKSSILDGTVSVNEGESFAHILAQFVFIVSPECFFKYLSLNTNESLDKSELQKSFEALNVHYSRNGKGLWHYHKYDTPDKSGRYTKMSGYMLSADIIYRKGTCPPDSLWLARRN; encoded by the coding sequence GTGCAGCCGGCGCAAGCGGGAGGGTTCCGGAACGTACTGTCCGGTCAGTTGTTACTGGGAACTGCTGAGCGACAGAAGTTCGTCCGGATGTTGCGGGAAAATTGCCCACTGTCACAGTCTGCCTTTGACGAATTCTGGCTAAAACCCTTAGAGCAAATGGCCGCTCGCGTTCAGGAAGTACCGGCAGCCTGGGCGGGGCCGTTCGCCACTCCAGGGGGCTTTACTGACCTCAGTTTATCCGTGGCCGCAAGTGCCGTGAGGCTGGTACGCGGTATGATGTTACCTCCGGGAGCGACGCCTGAGGAGCAGGCAGAGCAGGGGCCTGCCTGGATATGCGCAGTGTTCTGGGCTGGGCTTTTTCATCATCTTGACTGGTTGTCGCAGATTGAAGGGAGCCTGGCGAACGGAAAAGCCTGGTGTCCGGGGATGGAAATACCCGGTGCAAACTGGCGGGTGCGTCCCCGGCAGGGGAGAACGGCTTCAATGAACGGAATGTACATTGCCAGTAAACTCATCCCGGATGCTGCGGCTATCTGGCTTCAACGCTGGCCGGCGATTTCAGGTGCGCTATTTTTGTACCTCAGCGGACAAAAAGCTCAGTCTGGAATTCTCAACAGCATCATCAGCGATGCGCTTGCCAGCGTTGCCAATAAATCAGGAACCGTTTCTGGTACAGCAAGCCCCTCTGAAAGCGATAAGGTGATCACCACAGGGGAGGAAGGGGAGGAAGAATCCAGAACAAACAATATCCCAAATTTAATAGACGACGATATGCATCAAACGTCCAGTCACAAAAATATAACACCGGTTCCAGAGCCAATTAACAATGTATCAATAGGTTACGATACTAACCAGACAGGTGATTATGCTGCCAGGGATGTTACCGGTCAGGTTACGTTGCTTTCGGCATTTGATAATCATGATACTCAGTCATCCGATGAACGAACAGGTGATGAAACTGTCCCGGATGAGTCGGTATCAACCGCAGCACTTCTTAGCGTGCTTGACCAGATGTCGGGCTCAGGTGCTCCTGTTGTTGAAGCGAAGGTTGAAACTACTTCTTCTGAAGAGCCTCCGCTGGTCGGGATGGAATCTGGCACTCCAGGAGAAAAGTTTCTGGACTGGCTGAAATCCTCAATCCTTGACGGTACGGTTAGTGTCAATGAGGGCGAGAGTTTTGCACATATTCTGGCTCAGTTTGTATTCATTGTTTCACCTGAGTGTTTTTTTAAATATTTGTCGCTGAATACAAATGAGTCACTGGATAAATCGGAGTTGCAAAAAAGCTTTGAAGCTCTGAACGTTCATTATTCACGAAATGGTAAAGGTCTCTGGCATTACCATAAATACGACACGCCGGACAAAAGCGGTCGTTACACCAAAATGTCAGGATACATGCTGAGCGCTGACATTATTTACAGAAAAGGAACTTGTCCACCGGACAGTTTATGGCTTGCACGAAGAAATTAA
- a CDS encoding conjugal transfer protein TraF, protein MITRCVSLALLVSAAPSVNAATNWMEARGDAMGGTGVASAHYGTAALSNPALLTMSGPTDDFSLVLPSVGAQVSDPDKTVDKADDVKDLWDRFDSAVANQSGVSESAAALKSKLQDLKNTHANGQVGASVIATVPNQTLPFAVVVKSWGTVSVDGKVSDHDLEYLDKVADGTIPPSAVDTDSLTSRAYGRAAVITDVGVAMAHEFETAGHAWSFGITPKYQRIDLFNYNVTVSNFDKNDIDSSEYRNTKTGFNADVGLSTNLNDNWTLGLAVQNIIPRSIDTKEVNGEKGTFKIKPQATAGASWHNSFITTALDVDLTEASGFTSDNKRQFASLGAEINAWNWMQVRAGYRQNMASGEGNTFTAGLGFSPFDVVHLDITGIAGTDRTYGAVAQLQFTF, encoded by the coding sequence ATGATTACACGCTGCGTTTCCCTTGCTCTTCTGGTTTCCGCAGCGCCGTCGGTTAATGCTGCGACGAACTGGATGGAGGCACGCGGTGATGCTATGGGTGGCACCGGCGTGGCATCCGCGCACTACGGTACAGCTGCTCTGTCTAACCCTGCTCTGTTAACTATGTCCGGACCAACCGATGATTTCAGCCTGGTGCTGCCATCGGTGGGCGCCCAGGTCTCTGACCCGGATAAAACCGTGGATAAAGCGGATGATGTTAAGGACCTCTGGGATCGTTTCGACAGCGCCGTCGCTAATCAGTCCGGTGTCAGCGAAAGCGCCGCGGCACTCAAGAGTAAGCTTCAGGATTTGAAAAACACACATGCGAACGGCCAGGTCGGGGCTTCAGTTATTGCAACTGTGCCGAACCAGACACTACCGTTCGCCGTTGTTGTGAAATCATGGGGTACTGTCTCTGTCGATGGTAAGGTCAGCGATCACGACCTGGAATACCTCGACAAGGTCGCCGATGGCACAATCCCCCCTTCTGCAGTGGATACTGACTCACTTACGTCAAGAGCCTATGGCCGTGCAGCTGTGATCACCGATGTCGGCGTGGCCATGGCGCATGAGTTCGAAACTGCAGGACATGCCTGGTCCTTTGGTATCACACCAAAATACCAGCGCATTGACCTGTTTAACTACAACGTTACCGTGAGTAATTTTGACAAAAACGACATTGACTCCAGTGAGTACCGCAATACCAAAACCGGTTTTAACGCCGATGTCGGTCTGTCCACAAACCTGAACGATAACTGGACTCTCGGTCTGGCCGTACAAAATATCATCCCCCGCTCAATCGATACCAAAGAAGTCAATGGTGAAAAGGGAACGTTCAAGATTAAACCTCAGGCTACTGCCGGCGCCTCATGGCACAACAGCTTCATCACAACCGCGCTCGATGTCGACCTGACTGAAGCGAGTGGTTTCACCAGTGATAATAAGCGCCAGTTTGCAAGTCTGGGTGCCGAGATTAATGCCTGGAACTGGATGCAGGTGCGCGCGGGTTACCGCCAGAACATGGCTTCCGGAGAAGGCAATACTTTCACAGCCGGCCTGGGGTTCTCTCCATTTGATGTGGTTCACCTGGATATCACGGGTATCGCAGGCACTGATCGTACCTACGGGGCGGTTGCACAACTTCAATTCACTTTCTGA